GTAGCACCTGTATTCTGCCAAAATTGTAATGCTCCAATGGTTTTGCCAACCACATGTGATTCCTCATGGATTGTAATTTCTTCCGGGTGGTACGGCTTTAAATTCTTCATCCGGTCTGATGCCTCGATAATTCCAGTTAGTACCCTCTCGAACTTGCCGTCGAGCTTCTTCTTTTCAAGCAACAATTGCTCTAGATCCTGTTTCAACGAATAAGCTGATTTCAGATAGTTATTCCTAGTAATATACTCATACGCCTTTTGATCAGAGATGACAATAATCTCTTTTCCTTGCGAAACAAACACTATATTCTCATCCTTCAATAATCCCATAGCCTTACGAATCGTTTCTGGAGAAACATGATATTGCCCTGCCAATAGAGAACGCCCGGATAGCTTACTCTGTACGGGAAATTCCCCGCTTACAATTCTTTGTGCAATATCAAGGGCTATAGACTTATAACCGGATATTTCTTGCATGGACATTGTCGATCTCCTTACTCTGGCGTGAATTATAAACATGCTCAAGTATACCTTTTTTCACTCACCAAATAAAGATGTCCTGCCTTATCCAAATATTTGATATACCAAAAATAAATTTAACGATACAACAAGACCAGAGATAAGCCAGCCGAGAGCCGCTGTCATCTTACGATTCACTAACCCGCCCATAATCTGACGATTGCTTGTAAACATAACCAGTGGTACCAGAGCAAAGGCAATCCCAAAGGACAAGATCACCTGGCTGA
This genomic stretch from Paenibacillus sp. FSL H7-0737 harbors:
- a CDS encoding TrkA C-terminal domain-containing protein; the encoded protein is MSMQEISGYKSIALDIAQRIVSGEFPVQSKLSGRSLLAGQYHVSPETIRKAMGLLKDENIVFVSQGKEIIVISDQKAYEYITRNNYLKSAYSLKQDLEQLLLEKKKLDGKFERVLTGIIEASDRMKNLKPYHPEEITIHEESHVVGKTIGALQFWQNTGATIIALRRGANVTISPGPHVILRENDVLVAVGDEKMYQRTEQFINKNAENHL